In the Candidatus Baltobacteraceae bacterium genome, one interval contains:
- a CDS encoding TldD/PmbA family protein yields MSDAALDIAERGLRSALAAGAREAEATCTIARRFSVRARDTEIDKLEQSTGRGLSLRVFVGEPGKLRRATLSTTDLSGDGIEIIAKRVVDAAHHVGQDPFAGLPEARGSLDAGDLEIDARDVESRPNDEKIADALTLESEARAFDARIDNSNGSYVSDAQVTLGFANSSGSRASYRSTSASMMANPVGRDGEAKRTAYYSTAARSWSGCERPVKVARRASSRILAMFGARPIASQKLPVIFERDVASAVLGDIFAAVSAANVAIDNSYLADKVGEKVGSNLVTIVDDGRLARGMGTSPFDGEGVPTRRTVVFQNGVLKTHLFDTYYARKLGAQTTGNAAGGGIGPNNFYLEAGELSLEDLIGQTKRGLLVLSIIGFATECATGTYSRGVSGVLIENGELCQAVDGVTIASNFLTGILPGIDALASDLRFDSAIAAPSFRVAEMTVSGE; encoded by the coding sequence ATGAGCGACGCTGCGCTCGATATTGCCGAACGCGGATTGCGTTCGGCGCTCGCGGCCGGTGCGCGCGAAGCCGAAGCAACATGCACGATCGCACGGCGATTCTCGGTGCGCGCACGCGATACCGAAATCGACAAGCTCGAGCAATCGACGGGTCGCGGGCTCTCCTTGCGCGTTTTCGTCGGCGAACCGGGCAAGTTGCGGCGCGCGACGCTGTCGACGACCGACCTATCCGGCGACGGAATCGAAATCATTGCAAAACGCGTCGTCGATGCCGCGCATCATGTCGGGCAGGATCCGTTCGCGGGGCTTCCGGAGGCACGGGGCTCGCTCGACGCCGGCGATCTCGAGATCGACGCTCGTGACGTTGAATCACGTCCCAACGACGAGAAGATCGCGGACGCTTTAACACTCGAAAGTGAGGCGCGCGCCTTCGATGCGCGCATCGACAATTCGAACGGATCGTACGTCTCCGACGCGCAGGTGACGCTCGGCTTCGCGAACTCGAGCGGATCGCGTGCGTCGTATCGTTCGACGAGTGCGTCGATGATGGCTAACCCGGTCGGCCGCGACGGCGAGGCAAAGCGCACCGCCTACTATTCGACCGCGGCACGCTCCTGGAGCGGATGCGAACGCCCGGTAAAAGTCGCGCGGCGTGCAAGCTCACGCATCTTGGCGATGTTCGGTGCGAGGCCCATCGCGTCGCAGAAGCTGCCCGTCATCTTCGAGCGCGACGTTGCATCCGCCGTTCTCGGCGACATCTTTGCCGCGGTGAGCGCCGCGAACGTCGCGATCGACAATTCATATCTTGCCGACAAGGTCGGAGAAAAGGTCGGCAGCAATTTGGTGACGATCGTCGACGACGGCCGCTTGGCGCGCGGCATGGGGACGTCGCCGTTTGACGGCGAGGGCGTTCCGACGCGCCGCACCGTCGTCTTCCAGAATGGCGTGCTCAAGACGCATCTTTTCGACACCTATTACGCGCGCAAGCTCGGAGCGCAAACCACCGGAAACGCGGCCGGCGGCGGCATCGGCCCCAACAATTTCTATCTCGAAGCGGGCGAGCTGAGCCTTGAAGATCTGATCGGACAAACAAAGCGCGGTCTGCTCGTGCTCTCCATCATCGGCTTCGCAACGGAGTGTGCAACGGGAACCTATAGCCGCGGCGTCAGCGGCGTGCTCATCGAGAACGGCGAATTGTGTCAGGCCGTCGACGGCGTCACGATCGCGTCGAATTTTCTCACCGGCATTTTGCCGGGGATCGATGCGCTCGCGAGCGATCTACGTTTCGATTCCGCAATCGCCGCGCCGTCCTTCCGCGTCGCCGAAATGACCGTCTCAGGGGAGTAG
- a CDS encoding metallopeptidase TldD-related protein encodes MNYDLDPSLLQKTISAALERGGIYADVFVEHRVSQSIRLQDSKMHEASVGVTSGAGVRVVEDDRQGYAYTDDLSEKALLDAARVASLIARNGARADAADLRAVAVKPRYSVDAQAQATGLGDLNTYVAFLERIDVTGRAYDKRIETVNGAMIGEVQHVQIATSDGRLVNDTRPLIVLSAQIVARDQVRGFASYADGGRTSLAFYEKKTPEAIATEAARIAVINAEAREAPAGEMPVVVGAGSGGVLLHEAVGHGLEGDFNREGTSLYSGRVGERVASELVTIFDDGDIEGERGSISVDDEGTPGQHKVLIERGVLRGYMLDGMNGRLMGTASTGSGRRQNFRFLPIPRMCNTYMPPGDSTLDEIIRSVDRGVYAKSFAGGQVDISRGDFVFMISEGYLIEHGKITAPIRGASLVGNGPAIMEKVVAVGSDARLANGQYTCGKNGQMVPVGVGMPTVKISSLTVGGSALQ; translated from the coding sequence ATGAACTACGATCTGGATCCGTCGCTGCTGCAGAAAACGATCTCTGCAGCTCTTGAGCGGGGCGGAATCTACGCAGACGTGTTCGTCGAGCATCGCGTCAGCCAGTCGATTCGGCTTCAGGATTCGAAGATGCATGAAGCCAGCGTCGGAGTAACGTCGGGCGCGGGCGTACGTGTCGTAGAAGACGACCGGCAAGGCTACGCGTATACTGACGATCTTTCCGAGAAGGCGCTCTTGGATGCCGCGCGGGTTGCCTCGTTGATTGCCCGCAACGGCGCGCGCGCCGACGCGGCAGACTTGCGTGCGGTGGCGGTCAAGCCGCGCTACTCGGTTGACGCGCAAGCTCAAGCGACGGGTCTGGGCGATCTGAACACATACGTTGCGTTCCTCGAGCGTATCGACGTTACCGGCCGCGCATACGACAAGCGCATCGAGACCGTCAACGGAGCGATGATCGGCGAAGTACAGCATGTGCAGATCGCGACGAGCGACGGAAGGCTGGTCAACGATACGCGGCCGCTGATCGTGCTGAGCGCGCAAATCGTGGCGCGTGACCAAGTCCGCGGATTCGCGTCGTACGCCGACGGCGGACGCACCTCGCTTGCATTCTATGAGAAGAAGACGCCTGAAGCGATTGCGACCGAAGCGGCGCGCATCGCCGTGATCAATGCGGAAGCGCGCGAAGCGCCCGCGGGCGAGATGCCCGTCGTCGTCGGCGCCGGAAGTGGCGGCGTGCTGCTGCATGAAGCGGTTGGTCACGGACTCGAAGGCGACTTCAATCGCGAGGGCACGTCGCTCTACAGCGGACGTGTCGGCGAGCGTGTCGCAAGTGAGCTCGTGACGATCTTCGACGATGGCGACATCGAGGGCGAGCGTGGCTCGATTTCCGTCGACGACGAAGGGACGCCCGGTCAACATAAGGTGCTGATCGAACGCGGCGTTTTGCGCGGCTACATGCTCGACGGTATGAACGGGCGGTTGATGGGCACCGCTTCGACGGGCAGCGGCCGGCGTCAGAACTTTCGGTTTCTTCCGATTCCGCGCATGTGCAACACGTATATGCCGCCCGGCGACTCGACGCTGGATGAGATCATTCGCAGCGTCGATCGTGGAGTTTATGCGAAATCGTTTGCCGGCGGTCAAGTCGATATCAGCCGCGGCGATTTCGTGTTCATGATTTCGGAAGGCTATCTGATCGAACATGGTAAGATCACGGCGCCGATTCGAGGTGCAAGCTTGGTCGGTAACGGTCCGGCGATCATGGAGAAAGTCGTCGCGGTTGGTTCCGATGCGCGGCTCGCGAACGGACAATATACGTGCGGTAAAAACGGACAAATGGTCCCGGTCGGCGTGGGCATGCCGACGGTGAAGATTTCGAGCCTAACCGTCGGCGGTTCCGCGCTCCAATGA